A stretch of the Gemmatirosa kalamazoonensis genome encodes the following:
- a CDS encoding DUF3052 family protein has protein sequence MGLETRCHVRVRDVDGATREADDAAVLLETDELIVRGPARVRIPRASITDVRAAKGTLTVTHAAGTLSLVLGADAEKWRARVAEAPKPLIDKLDVKPGAKVCVLGLADDAFLASLRERTPDVTTSPRATGCDVIFLAVDRDAELPRIAKAVSALAERGALWVVHPKGPGGVLDTAIFAAGNDVGLTATKVARWSATHTAEKLVRRRT, from the coding sequence GTGGGACTCGAGACCCGCTGCCATGTGCGCGTGCGCGACGTCGACGGTGCGACACGCGAGGCCGACGACGCGGCCGTGCTGTTGGAGACGGACGAGCTGATCGTCCGCGGACCGGCGCGCGTGCGCATTCCCCGCGCGTCGATCACCGACGTGCGCGCCGCGAAGGGCACGCTCACCGTCACGCACGCCGCGGGCACGCTCTCGCTCGTGCTCGGGGCCGACGCCGAGAAGTGGCGCGCGCGCGTGGCCGAGGCGCCGAAGCCGCTCATCGACAAGCTGGACGTGAAGCCGGGCGCGAAGGTCTGCGTGCTCGGCCTCGCCGACGACGCGTTCCTCGCGTCGCTGCGTGAGCGCACGCCTGACGTCACCACCTCGCCGCGCGCCACCGGGTGCGACGTGATCTTCCTCGCCGTCGACCGCGACGCCGAGCTGCCGCGCATCGCGAAGGCGGTGTCGGCGCTCGCCGAGCGTGGCGCGCTGTGGGTCGTGCACCCGAAGGGGCCGGGCGGTGTGCTGGACACCGCGATCTTCGCCGCCGGCAACGACGTCGGCCTCACCGCGACGAAGGTCGCGCGCTGGTCGGCGACGCACACGGCCGAGAAGCTGGTGCGGAGACGTACGTGA
- a CDS encoding SRPBCC family protein, producing MRWLAYGLGAVVALVLLVAAVGWTLPRDHVAALTARIAAPPTAVWALIADPAALPTWRDDVQRVERLPDAPNGPAWREHGGERPISYATELADPPRRFVSRITDADLPFGGAWDWRIVPDGDGASTVTVIERGSVHNPLFRFVSRFVMGHTATIDRTLRALGRKFGAEPTPRPVAVETLGA from the coding sequence TCGTCGCCGCCGTCGGCTGGACGCTCCCCCGCGACCACGTCGCCGCGCTCACCGCGCGCATCGCCGCGCCGCCGACGGCCGTGTGGGCGCTGATCGCCGATCCGGCCGCGCTGCCGACGTGGCGCGACGACGTGCAGCGCGTCGAGCGGCTTCCCGATGCGCCTAACGGTCCCGCGTGGCGCGAGCACGGCGGCGAGCGTCCGATCAGCTACGCCACCGAGCTCGCCGACCCGCCGCGACGCTTCGTCAGCCGCATCACCGACGCCGACCTCCCGTTCGGCGGCGCGTGGGACTGGCGCATCGTCCCCGACGGCGACGGCGCGAGCACGGTCACCGTCATCGAGCGCGGCTCCGTCCACAACCCGCTGTTCCGCTTCGTGTCGCGCTTCGTCATGGGACACACCGCGACGATCGACCGCACGCTCCGCGCGTTGGGCCGGAAGTTCGGGGCCGAGCCGACGCCGCGTCCGGTCGCCGTCGAGACGCTGGGGGCGTGA